One part of the Flavobacterium johnsoniae UW101 genome encodes these proteins:
- a CDS encoding phage tail protein codes for MEGTIGEIRLFAATFAPMTWAFCMGQLVAIRSNTALFSILGTTYGGNGTTTFGLPNFAGRTAIGAGNGPGLSPYVAGEILGTNTVTLTSLNLPIHTHAATASISIPVYPDFGDLNTPNGNTLASKTNMYSTEAGTDAMKPSTLSVTLAPAGSNQPLSIMQPATGMNFIICLTGIFPARN; via the coding sequence ATGGAAGGAACAATTGGAGAAATTCGCCTCTTTGCCGCCACTTTTGCTCCAATGACCTGGGCATTTTGTATGGGCCAGCTCGTTGCAATACGCAGTAATACAGCATTATTTTCTATTCTAGGGACTACTTATGGTGGTAATGGCACCACTACTTTTGGCTTACCCAACTTTGCCGGAAGAACGGCAATAGGAGCTGGTAATGGTCCTGGTTTGTCACCTTATGTGGCAGGAGAAATACTTGGAACAAATACTGTAACATTAACATCTTTAAACCTTCCTATTCACACGCATGCGGCTACAGCATCAATTTCAATTCCAGTTTATCCGGATTTTGGAGATCTTAACACGCCTAATGGTAATACTTTGGCTTCTAAAACTAATATGTACAGTACAGAAGCAGGAACAGACGCTATGAAACCATCGACTCTTAGTGTTACACTTGCGCCAGCAGGTTCAAATCAGCCTCTTAGTATTATGCAGCCTGCAACTGGAATGAATTTTATTATTTGTTTGACAGGAATATTCCCTGCCCGTAATTAA
- a CDS encoding sugar phosphate isomerase/epimerase family protein — MKIKIGASLLSWTTPNWTPESGHYAIKETAKNGFDLIEILLPSNMEFDATTVKKQLQENNLDAVCSLNLPKEAHIPFYPKEALTLIFKALDKTAQLETTFLGGVLHSGIGVFTGNPVTNQEKEIIINVLGEAALYAAKLGITIGIEPINRYESYVCNTASNVLEIINRINADNLAVHLDTFHMNVEENNFYDPIIKAGKKLKHFHITESNRGMPGEGTVNWDELFKALKAINFEGNLVLENFSSSIPGMQQAVSLWQTSPHNAEELAVGSLNFIKQKVFEYQT, encoded by the coding sequence ATGAAAATAAAAATAGGCGCTTCACTCCTATCCTGGACAACTCCAAACTGGACTCCGGAATCAGGACATTATGCCATAAAGGAAACTGCAAAAAATGGCTTTGATCTGATTGAAATTCTTCTGCCTTCTAATATGGAATTTGATGCGACAACGGTAAAAAAACAACTTCAGGAAAATAATCTTGATGCTGTATGCTCGTTAAATCTTCCTAAAGAAGCGCATATTCCATTTTATCCTAAGGAAGCTTTGACACTTATCTTCAAAGCTTTGGATAAAACTGCTCAATTAGAAACCACTTTTTTAGGAGGCGTTCTGCACAGCGGAATTGGTGTTTTTACCGGAAATCCTGTTACAAATCAGGAAAAGGAAATTATTATAAATGTTTTGGGTGAAGCCGCTCTTTATGCTGCTAAACTTGGCATTACGATTGGAATTGAACCAATAAACCGTTATGAAAGCTATGTGTGCAATACAGCATCAAATGTATTGGAAATTATCAATAGAATTAATGCTGATAATCTTGCTGTTCATTTGGACACTTTTCATATGAATGTAGAAGAAAACAACTTTTATGATCCTATAATTAAAGCGGGGAAAAAACTAAAACATTTTCATATTACCGAAAGTAACCGCGGCATGCCCGGCGAAGGAACCGTAAATTGGGATGAACTTTTTAAAGCTTTAAAAGCCATAAACTTTGAAGGAAATCTGGTATTAGAAAACTTTTCTTCATCAATTCCCGGAATGCAGCAAGCGGTTTCTTTATGGCAGACTTCACCACATAATGCCGAAGAACTAGCCGTAGGCAGTTTAAATTTTATCAAACAAAAAGTTTTTGAATATCAAACATAA
- a CDS encoding sugar MFS transporter has protein sequence MSQAKFTEKKYILTLTFVISLFLFWAIAITMGDVLNKHFQNVLHISKSESGLVQLSIFGAYAVMGIPAGLFMKKYGYKNGVILGLILYAFGAFLFIPAAQNESFSYFRIALFILAAGLATLETVAHPFVALLGDERTSDQRINFAQSFNGLGAIIGPLLGGFFILDSKGAEGLESVKTLYMIIGSFILLIAILFWFVKVPSLKGSHSHEEQSTDDENTNVVPDSPLYMQRHFIWAVIAQFFNIGAQGGTWAYFINYGVEKTGLADNQVAYYFSFSMAMMMIGRFIGTFLLRYIAPNKLLAIYCMCNIGLCLVISQSFGWVSFIALIMLNFFLSVMYPTIFSLGLKKLGNKTEQASSFLVMAMFGGAVFPPIMGFVANTNVAYAYLLPIICYLVILVFAIKYYKPHTLGQPYVLSKRDIVR, from the coding sequence ATGTCTCAGGCTAAATTCACAGAAAAAAAATATATTCTAACGCTTACTTTTGTAATCTCGCTTTTTCTTTTTTGGGCAATTGCAATCACGATGGGCGATGTTCTTAATAAACATTTTCAAAACGTACTGCATATCAGTAAATCAGAATCGGGTTTGGTGCAGCTATCCATTTTTGGTGCTTATGCCGTAATGGGTATTCCGGCTGGTTTATTCATGAAAAAATACGGTTATAAAAACGGAGTAATTCTAGGGTTGATTCTTTATGCATTTGGTGCTTTCCTTTTTATTCCGGCAGCTCAAAATGAATCTTTCTCTTATTTCAGGATTGCATTATTTATTTTGGCTGCAGGTCTTGCAACGCTGGAAACTGTTGCACATCCTTTTGTTGCTTTACTGGGCGATGAACGCACAAGCGACCAGAGAATAAATTTTGCACAATCTTTTAATGGTTTGGGCGCTATAATAGGTCCGCTTCTTGGCGGTTTCTTTATTCTCGATTCAAAAGGCGCCGAAGGTCTAGAATCTGTTAAAACCTTATATATGATTATTGGCAGTTTTATACTTTTAATTGCCATTTTGTTTTGGTTTGTAAAAGTACCATCGCTTAAGGGCTCTCATAGTCACGAAGAACAAAGTACCGACGATGAAAATACAAACGTAGTTCCTGATTCGCCTTTGTACATGCAAAGACATTTTATATGGGCTGTAATTGCTCAGTTTTTTAATATTGGAGCGCAGGGCGGTACGTGGGCTTATTTTATAAATTATGGTGTCGAAAAAACAGGTTTGGCTGATAATCAGGTTGCTTATTATTTCTCTTTCAGCATGGCTATGATGATGATTGGCCGTTTTATTGGAACGTTTTTATTGCGCTATATTGCTCCAAATAAACTATTAGCAATTTATTGTATGTGTAATATTGGGCTTTGTCTGGTTATTTCTCAAAGTTTTGGCTGGGTTTCGTTTATTGCCTTAATTATGCTCAATTTTTTCTTAAGTGTAATGTACCCAACTATTTTCAGCCTCGGATTAAAAAAACTTGGAAACAAAACAGAACAAGCTTCCTCTTTTTTAGTAATGGCAATGTTTGGCGGTGCAGTTTTTCCTCCAATTATGGGTTTTGTGGCAAATACAAATGTGGCTTACGCCTATCTTTTACCTATAATATGTTATTTGGTAATTCTTGTATTTGCCATTAAATATTACAAACCACATACACTTGGACAGCCTTATGTACTTTCTAAAAGAGACATTGTGCGTTAA
- a CDS encoding type 1 periplasmic-binding domain-containing protein produces MKIALLLPRSVIYPSISFDIMDGLKSSLKKMGIDEKHEIVTASIGLGADHKEIYSCCEQLLFSNTDIVVAYINPEAAEFIQPLFESSGKLLIVLDSGYHFQNFEKKISNVYFISLENSLCSRLIVRKAIEEGQQNFAFTCSFYDAGYRPPYTFATALEDKGGSIHYNHVTPLKKADFNLGPLEEFLEQNDNISVLTSFCGDMAEDFFRESAKIKNIASRKTYGSGFTAEESWLNKISYPGYNWSCAVPWSANLKNKENEEFAAVMRNIREQKANVFSLLGWEAGLFISSSNGQSLDNITIDSPRGKVHINPNTGFSEAPLYYATVAKNEENGNCILENITEITDLEEERIRLYQHILAVQNTPSNSWLNSYACLDS; encoded by the coding sequence ATGAAAATAGCTTTACTCTTGCCCCGATCTGTCATTTACCCTTCTATTTCTTTTGATATAATGGATGGTTTAAAATCTTCCCTAAAAAAAATGGGAATTGATGAAAAACATGAAATTGTAACAGCAAGTATAGGACTTGGAGCTGACCATAAAGAAATATATTCCTGCTGTGAGCAATTACTGTTTAGTAATACGGATATTGTTGTTGCGTATATTAACCCTGAAGCTGCAGAATTTATTCAGCCTCTTTTTGAAAGTTCGGGTAAATTGCTTATCGTGCTGGATAGTGGTTATCATTTTCAAAATTTTGAGAAAAAAATATCCAATGTTTATTTTATTTCCTTAGAAAACAGCCTTTGTTCACGTTTAATTGTACGCAAAGCCATCGAAGAAGGCCAGCAGAATTTTGCCTTTACCTGCTCATTTTATGATGCCGGTTATCGCCCGCCTTATACTTTTGCTACTGCTCTTGAAGATAAAGGAGGATCAATACATTATAATCATGTTACACCTTTAAAAAAGGCCGATTTTAATTTAGGCCCTTTAGAGGAATTTCTGGAACAAAATGATAATATTTCTGTATTAACTTCTTTTTGCGGCGATATGGCCGAAGATTTTTTTCGTGAATCAGCAAAAATAAAAAATATAGCTTCACGCAAAACTTACGGAAGCGGCTTTACTGCTGAAGAATCCTGGCTGAATAAAATTTCATATCCTGGGTATAATTGGAGCTGCGCTGTTCCATGGTCTGCCAATTTAAAAAATAAAGAAAACGAAGAATTTGCAGCTGTGATGCGAAATATTCGCGAACAAAAAGCGAATGTTTTTTCTCTTTTAGGATGGGAAGCTGGTTTGTTTATCAGTAGTTCAAATGGTCAGTCATTAGACAACATCACAATTGATTCTCCTAGAGGAAAAGTACATATTAATCCCAATACTGGTTTTTCTGAAGCACCTTTATATTATGCAACTGTTGCAAAAAATGAAGAAAACGGAAACTGCATTTTAGAAAACATAACTGAAATTACTGATTTAGAAGAAGAACGCATCCGTTTATATCAACATATTCTGGCAGTTCAAAATACGCCTTCTAATTCCTGGTTAAACTCTTATGCCTGTTTAGACTCATGA
- a CDS encoding phage tail protein, which produces MEGYLGEIRLFGGNFAPRGWMFCNGATLSIANYEAVYVLLGTIYGGDGQTTFKLPDLQGRIPVGTGQGPGLPNVVLGQIGGTESVTMSTAQMPGHTHVAGVGTLTIPTCSTTGNTASPTNNILAGSDKAYTAEAPDGNLKPEITSITVGVAGASQPFDIIQPSLSTNYIICVEGIFPTRN; this is translated from the coding sequence ATGGAAGGATATTTAGGAGAAATCCGTTTATTTGGCGGGAATTTTGCACCAAGAGGGTGGATGTTTTGCAATGGAGCAACATTAAGTATTGCCAATTATGAGGCTGTTTATGTATTACTTGGTACAATATACGGCGGTGACGGCCAGACTACTTTTAAGCTGCCAGATCTTCAGGGACGTATTCCTGTAGGTACAGGTCAGGGTCCAGGATTACCAAACGTCGTACTTGGACAGATAGGCGGAACAGAATCAGTTACCATGAGTACTGCACAAATGCCTGGCCATACTCATGTGGCAGGTGTAGGAACACTTACAATTCCAACTTGCAGCACAACAGGTAACACAGCATCACCAACAAACAATATTTTAGCTGGTTCAGATAAAGCTTACACAGCTGAAGCTCCAGATGGTAATTTAAAACCTGAAATTACATCAATCACTGTTGGTGTTGCGGGGGCAAGTCAGCCTTTCGATATCATTCAGCCTTCACTATCTACTAATTATATTATTTGTGTAGAAGGAATTTTCCCAACTAGAAACTAA
- a CDS encoding formyltransferase family protein — protein sequence MNPIRDIVILCNNRMAFPAIQTLHSLGRLHTIAVPAENEDVKAFCSVFATKAGVNLIWMEKAKLNIQLQEILRISSLKYVFTMTFPWKIPGEIIEKHPNMFYNFHYGLLPEMRGADPVFESIRKQKQETGISVHAIEKEIDKGKIILKKTMPLHTDLTHGMLCTSLSYLASYILPELLTLLSMNDKGVLQDENLAAYYKKPTISDVSIQWEKQDSKSIQALVNACNPWNKGAYTQWNGLNIRLLEVSQTNSPLSSTKPPGTILEIDENKGLIIQCYNNTQLRINTVYTEEGFMSGHKLLAFGIKNGEQFASL from the coding sequence ATGAATCCGATACGCGACATAGTAATTTTATGTAATAACCGTATGGCTTTTCCAGCTATACAAACTTTACATAGTCTTGGAAGACTGCATACAATAGCTGTACCCGCCGAAAATGAAGACGTTAAAGCCTTTTGCTCTGTTTTTGCAACAAAAGCCGGCGTAAATTTAATATGGATGGAGAAAGCAAAACTCAACATCCAGCTTCAGGAAATTTTGCGAATCAGCTCTTTAAAATATGTTTTTACCATGACTTTCCCTTGGAAAATTCCAGGAGAAATTATTGAAAAACATCCTAATATGTTCTATAATTTTCATTATGGACTTTTACCTGAAATGCGTGGTGCAGATCCTGTTTTTGAATCGATTAGAAAACAAAAACAAGAAACCGGAATATCTGTACATGCTATAGAGAAGGAAATAGATAAAGGAAAAATAATCCTAAAAAAAACAATGCCCCTGCATACTGATTTGACACATGGAATGCTTTGCACTAGTTTATCATATCTGGCTTCTTATATTCTGCCTGAATTATTAACCTTATTATCTATGAATGATAAAGGTGTTCTTCAGGATGAAAACTTAGCTGCATATTATAAAAAACCAACTATCTCTGATGTGAGCATTCAATGGGAAAAACAGGACTCAAAATCAATCCAGGCATTAGTTAACGCCTGCAATCCGTGGAATAAAGGTGCTTATACACAATGGAATGGTCTCAATATACGATTACTGGAGGTTTCACAAACCAATTCACCTTTAAGCAGCACAAAACCTCCGGGAACTATTTTAGAAATAGATGAAAACAAAGGCTTAATAATACAATGTTATAATAATACACAACTTCGTATAAATACTGTTTATACAGAAGAAGGCTTTATGAGTGGGCACAAATTGCTCGCTTTTGGTATAAAAAATGGCGAACAATTTGCCTCTTTATAA
- a CDS encoding phage tail protein, whose protein sequence is MEGTISEIRLYAPNFAPKYWAYCAGQLLSINTNQALFSLLGTTYGGNGTTNFALPDFRGRTAVGTGTPQGVAQFVLGQVSGTNTVTALLGNLPAHTHAATGTFALKAYADTGDTAAPQNAYLASVSNLYTSQNADGALKPITPTVTVGTTGSSQPISIQQPYLGINYIICLQGIFPSRN, encoded by the coding sequence ATGGAAGGAACAATATCCGAAATTCGATTATATGCACCTAACTTTGCTCCAAAATATTGGGCTTACTGTGCGGGTCAACTACTAAGTATAAATACAAACCAAGCCTTATTTAGTCTTTTAGGCACTACATACGGCGGTAATGGTACTACTAATTTTGCATTACCTGATTTTAGGGGAAGAACTGCCGTTGGAACTGGTACTCCTCAAGGAGTAGCTCAATTTGTATTGGGACAGGTAAGCGGAACTAATACAGTAACTGCACTGCTTGGAAATCTTCCGGCACACACTCATGCAGCCACAGGAACATTTGCACTAAAAGCATATGCTGATACAGGAGATACTGCCGCACCGCAAAATGCTTATCTGGCTTCGGTTTCAAATCTTTACACCAGCCAAAACGCAGATGGTGCTTTAAAACCAATTACACCAACAGTAACTGTAGGAACAACTGGAAGCAGCCAGCCAATTTCAATTCAGCAGCCTTATTTAGGTATTAATTATATAATATGCCTTCAGGGAATTTTTCCTTCAAGGAATTAA